The Desulfovibrio fairfieldensis sequence GTCCCCAACTGGCCGAGGCCTGGGGCGTGCCCGTGCCGGAACTCACGGTGGAGGATTTCCTGCGTTTTGTGGGCCGGGGCCAGCCGTCCGCCCTGCATCTGGCCGAATGCCTGCACCGGCATGTGCTGCCCTCGGCCAGAGAGCGCGCCGCCAAGCTGGCCGGGCAGGAGGGCGAAGCCGTCCGCGCCGAACTGGAGACTCTGGAAAACCTGGGCCCGGACGCGATTACCGACAACTGGCTCTCGCCCGCCAAGCATCCGGAGCTGCCGGACCTGAACCGGCCCGCGCCGACGGAGGAGATGCCCGCGCTGCTGCGTCTTTCGCCCTATGAGCTGACGCGCGAACTTCAGGAGCTCAATCCCGGCTACCGCCTGGTGCTCGGCACCGCCGGTCTGAACGTCGAGGATGTGGCCGAACTGCTCTGGGATTGCCGGGGTGCCGTCACCCATCTGGAAATCTTCAATATGAAGGGCTGGATGGAAGGCAAGATGACCGACATCGGGGCCATCGGCGAATTGCAGCGGGCCCTTAATCTGGGTCTGGGGCCGCGTGTAAAGCAGATGGTGCGCCAGATGATCCGGCATACGGAGCAGCGGGGCGACGACGCCCGCGCCGTGAAACTCCGGGAGATTCTGCGCAATCTGCCCAAGCTGTGGGAGCACTACCGCCATAACCCGCTCAAGTCGCGCCTGGGCACCAGCTCGGCCAGCCGCCGCTCCTTCGGCATGGGCCTGGTGCTCAAGGAAACCCTGCCCCGGCGCTCGCTGGCCGAACTGAAACGCAAACAGCGGCACACGCGGCCCATCCCCATCTGTTCGCCGGTGGAGGAGCGCCTGACCTTCCGCGCGCCGGAGAACCCCACGTTCTGGCAGCGCCTGGGAGCGCGCCTGCGCCGTCTGCCGGGCTGCCGCCACCTGGGCATGGAACGGCGCCGTGAGTGGAAGACCGCCAGCGAGGACTGCCGGGTCTGCGCCAACGGCAATGTTGCCAATCTGGGCGGCCTGAACCTGGTCACGGGCAACAACCTGCTGGGTAAAAACGGAGCCTGCGATACGGCCCGGCCCGGATTCGCCTATCTGAACAGCGCGGTCAGCAATTGGCTCAAGGTGCTGCTGGGCTTCATTCCGGCGTTTTTTTCCTTTCTCTATACCCAGGACTGGTGGTTTCTGGCCTGGTTCGGCACCTTCATCTGGTTCGGCATCACCGGCGTGCGCAATGTGGTCCAGATGGTCCTGGCGGCCAAGGGGGCCACGCGCGGCACGCTCATCCACTGGAAGGAGCAGGTCAGCATCAGCCGCTTGTGTGATTCGCTGATGTATACCGGCATTTCCGTGCTGCTGCTGGAAGTGATGGTGCGCGTCTGGCTGCTGGAGGACGGTCTGGGCGTGACCGTGGACGGCAATCCCACCCTGGTCTTCACCGTGCTGAACATCGTCAACGGCTTTTATATCTTTGCCCATAATGTGTTCCGGGGCTTCCCCAAGGAAGCAGCCATCGGCAATCTGTTCCGCAGCGCTCTGGCCATTCCGGTTTCCTCGCTTTACGACTTTCTGATGTATGAAGGCATGCTGGGCATCGGGGTGGAAAATCCCGAACTCTATCTGGTGCCCAGCGCGGCCGTGATTTCCAAGATGGCTTCGGATACGGTGGCGGCTCTGATCGAAGGCTATGCCGACAGTCAGGTCAACCTGCGCATGCGCCGCTGGGACTACAAGAGCAAGGTGAGCAATGTCTTTGCCTGCTATACCCGGCTGGAGCTGCTCTTTCCCCAGGAAGAGGCCCTGATCAAGCTGGCCCGGCCCGGCGGCCTTGAAGGGCGCGGCGGGGCGAGAGGCCGGGAGCTGGAGAGGGCTTTCATCATCAATGCCCTGGATTTCATGTATTTCTGGTTTTACCAGCCGCGCGCGCAGGACGCCTTCCGCCTGATGGTGCGCAATATGCCCGAAGCCGACCGCAATGTGCTGGCCCGCGCCCAACTGGTGCTCACCCGTGAGCGCGAGATCAGCCAGATGCTGGTGGACGGCCTGTTGGGACGCAATTTTTCGCGGCCTTTGGCCTTTTTTCTGGACAAGCGCAAGCAGTATCTGCGCAGCCTGACCAGGCTCTGCCGTCCGGGCAGGATGCGCGAGCCCGGCTGCTTCCATTGATTACATCCGCCTGAATCGCGCGGCGCCGCAACGGCGCGCGGGCGTTACTCGGCCGGAGACCGGGACGCTTTGTCCCGGTCTCCAGCCTTTACGTGAAAAAAAATTCTTTCTCCCCGTTACGCCAACACGTCAGCTTTGTTGAAACAATTTATTGTTTGTTTGAACATTCCATGCTTGTACCAAAAAGAACACGACTTTTTCGCAAGAGACGCCTTGCCACGTTGTTTTGCATGAGGTATTCTTCTTACAAGATATCTTTCTTATTATTACAGGTTTTCCCAGTGTGGGAGAACCGTGCAACATTAAGGAGTCGTAGATGAGCACCGATGTCAAAAGCATGCACATGGGGCAGATTACCTCCTTCTTCATCCCTAACGTCACCTTGGTGGGCGAGGGCTGTTCCAAGGAAATTCCCGCGCGCCTGAAAAGCATCGGCGGTACCAAACCGCTGATCGTCACTGACCAGGGCATCGTTAAAGCCGGTATTCTGAAGCAGATCACGGATATTCTTGACAATGCGAAGATGCCCTACGCCGTTTTCGACCAGACCGTGCCGAATCCGCAGGATAAAAACGTGGATGCGGCCTTTGAAGTGTATAAAAAGGAAAAGTGCGACAGCCTGATCACCTTGGGCGGCGGCAGCTCGCACGACTGCGGCAAGGGCGTGGGCTTCCTGGCCGGCAACGGCGGCAGAATCCATGACTATGAAGGCGTGGACAAATCCACCAAGCCCTTCCCCCCCTATGTGGCCGTGAACACCACCGCCGGAACGGCTTCGGAAATGACGCGCTTCTGCATCATTACCGATACCTCCCGCAAGGTGAAAATGTGCATCGTCGACTGGCGCTGCACCCCCAGCGTCGCCATTGACGACCCGCTGCTGATGATGGGCATGCCCCCGGCCCTGACCGCCTCCACCGGCATGGACGCGCTGACCCACGCCGTGGAAGCCTACGTCTCCACCGCCGCCACGCCCATGACCGACGCCTGCGCTGAAAAAGCCATTGAATACATCAACCGCTATCTGCGCCGCGCCGTGGCCAACGGCAGAGACAAGGAAGCCCGCGAAGGCATGTGTTATGCCCAGT is a genomic window containing:
- a CDS encoding iron-containing alcohol dehydrogenase — its product is MSTDVKSMHMGQITSFFIPNVTLVGEGCSKEIPARLKSIGGTKPLIVTDQGIVKAGILKQITDILDNAKMPYAVFDQTVPNPQDKNVDAAFEVYKKEKCDSLITLGGGSSHDCGKGVGFLAGNGGRIHDYEGVDKSTKPFPPYVAVNTTAGTASEMTRFCIITDTSRKVKMCIVDWRCTPSVAIDDPLLMMGMPPALTASTGMDALTHAVEAYVSTAATPMTDACAEKAIEYINRYLRRAVANGRDKEAREGMCYAQYLAGMAFNNASLGHVHAMAHQLGGFYDLPHGECNAILLPHVCQYNLISSRRRFARVARLLGERTDGLSSTDASQKAITAINILSKDVGIPEGLVALGKKYGKDVREEDIPIMTGNAQKDACTLTNPRIMTDEAVAAIYKAAL